In Flavobacterium endoglycinae, one DNA window encodes the following:
- a CDS encoding glycosyltransferase, with protein MLIYIFYFFIAIVFIQLFYYLGIFGKFAFAKPQESSPKNVPVSVIVCAKNEEENVKKFVPLLAEQNYPDFEVVLIDDASSDETLEVFEEFEKQYSNIRLVKVENNEAFWGNKKYALTLGIKAAKKDYLLFTDADCYPKSKDWITSMTSQFTKEKTIVLGYGGYEKKERSFLNKLIRFETVLTAVQYFSWAKAGLPYMGVGRNLAYKKEEFFNVNGFIDHIQVRSGDDDLFINQAANKLNTTVSYIPESFTYSKPKESFKDWFTQKRRHISTAEYYKFFDKFQLGLFFFSQLFFFLSVILLLAFQFQWIAVVAILATRYTIVWIVIGFSAGKLKENDIKIWFPVLEIALILTQINIFITNIFSKPVYWK; from the coding sequence ATGCTTATATACATATTTTACTTTTTTATTGCTATTGTTTTCATACAGCTTTTTTATTACTTAGGGATTTTTGGAAAATTTGCTTTTGCTAAACCGCAGGAATCTTCTCCTAAAAACGTTCCAGTTTCAGTGATTGTCTGCGCAAAAAATGAAGAGGAAAATGTAAAGAAATTTGTGCCGCTTTTAGCAGAACAAAATTATCCTGATTTTGAAGTAGTTTTAATTGATGACGCATCAAGTGATGAAACTCTTGAAGTTTTTGAAGAATTTGAAAAACAGTATTCAAACATTCGTCTGGTTAAAGTGGAAAACAACGAAGCCTTTTGGGGAAATAAAAAATATGCTTTAACATTGGGAATTAAAGCCGCAAAAAAGGATTATTTGTTATTTACTGATGCTGATTGTTATCCAAAATCAAAAGATTGGATTACTTCTATGACTTCACAATTTACAAAAGAGAAAACAATTGTTCTGGGATATGGAGGTTACGAAAAGAAAGAACGTTCTTTTCTTAATAAATTAATTCGTTTTGAAACGGTGCTAACAGCAGTTCAATATTTTTCATGGGCAAAAGCCGGACTTCCGTATATGGGGGTTGGACGAAATTTAGCATATAAAAAAGAAGAATTTTTTAATGTTAACGGTTTTATTGATCATATTCAGGTTCGTTCAGGAGATGATGATCTTTTCATCAATCAAGCGGCTAATAAATTGAACACAACAGTTTCTTATATTCCTGAAAGTTTTACTTATTCAAAACCAAAGGAATCTTTTAAAGATTGGTTTACCCAAAAAAGAAGACATATTTCGACAGCAGAATACTATAAGTTTTTTGATAAATTTCAATTGGGACTTTTCTTCTTTTCACAATTATTTTTCTTTTTATCAGTTATACTTCTGCTGGCGTTTCAATTTCAATGGATTGCTGTAGTGGCTATTTTAGCAACACGCTATACAATTGTCTGGATAGTAATTGGATTTTCGGCCGGAAAACTGAAAGAAAATGATATTAAAATTTGGTTTCCTGTACTTGAGATTGCACTTATATTAACTCAAATTAATATCTTTATAACTAATATCTTTTCAAAACCTGTATATTGGAAATAA
- a CDS encoding M48 family metalloprotease, which produces MKKKIIIAGLLLATLSFTKMNAQINLGDKAIGALQKGVASFTLSNTDAATLSKEAVRKLDSTNQVAGPNDGYTLRLNRVFGKHTSGEGFTLNYKVYKLKEVNAFATADGSVRVYSGLMDIMDDNELLAVIGHEIGHVANNDSRDAMRAAYQKEALIDGVSSQSAKISAVTDSQLGKIGSALIDSKHSRKQETEADLYSYDFLKKNGYNVNAEESAFRILAKMSEGAEASFIDRMMSSHPDSKKRADDAKARAEKDGLYKPYVQQKIVNTVPAKTTTKKTTTKKTTTKKK; this is translated from the coding sequence ATGAAAAAGAAAATTATAATAGCAGGACTCTTATTGGCAACATTGAGTTTTACTAAAATGAATGCGCAGATTAATTTAGGAGATAAAGCAATTGGAGCATTGCAAAAAGGTGTTGCTAGTTTTACTCTAAGCAATACTGACGCGGCTACTTTGTCTAAAGAAGCAGTGCGTAAATTAGATTCGACGAATCAAGTTGCTGGACCAAATGATGGTTACACTTTGAGGTTAAACCGTGTTTTTGGAAAACATACTTCGGGAGAAGGATTTACACTGAATTACAAAGTTTATAAATTGAAAGAAGTAAATGCTTTTGCAACTGCAGATGGTAGTGTTCGTGTGTATTCTGGTTTAATGGATATCATGGATGATAATGAACTATTGGCAGTAATTGGTCACGAAATTGGACACGTTGCTAACAATGATTCAAGAGATGCTATGCGCGCGGCTTACCAAAAAGAAGCTTTAATAGATGGAGTTTCTTCACAATCTGCTAAAATATCTGCAGTTACAGACAGTCAATTAGGAAAAATTGGAAGTGCACTTATCGATAGTAAACACAGCCGTAAACAAGAAACTGAAGCTGATTTGTATTCATACGACTTCTTAAAGAAAAACGGATACAATGTAAATGCTGAAGAATCTGCTTTTAGAATTTTAGCGAAAATGAGCGAAGGTGCAGAAGCTTCTTTCATTGATAGAATGATGAGTTCTCACCCAGATTCTAAAAAGAGAGCCGACGATGCCAAAGCTAGAGCAGAAAAAGATGGTTTATATAAACCATATGTACAGCAAAAAATCGTGAACACGGTTCCTGCAAAAACAACAACAAAAAAAACTACTACCAAGAAAACAACAACGAAAAAAAAATAG
- a CDS encoding M48 family metalloprotease, with protein sequence MKKKFIVLGILLASFGFTKMNAQILSDKTMGALSKGVSGFTFSDADAAALAKESIAEMDANNPVAGPNDGYTLRLNRIFGKHTSSEGVTLNYKVYLVKDINAFACADGSVRVFAGLMDIMDDNQLLAVIGHEIGHVVNHDTRDAIKAAYKKEALLDAASSQSGKMETLTKSQLGQIGSAMIDSKHSRKQESEADLYSYNFLKKYGYDVNAEESAFRILQNLSQGDEASFMTKMMSSHPDSGKRADDAKKRATKDGLYKEYVQQKIVNTASATSKTTTKTTTKKTKAKKK encoded by the coding sequence ATGAAAAAGAAATTTATTGTATTAGGGATTTTATTGGCATCTTTTGGATTTACTAAAATGAATGCGCAAATACTTTCAGATAAAACAATGGGAGCTTTAAGTAAAGGCGTATCAGGTTTTACTTTTAGTGATGCAGATGCCGCAGCTTTGGCAAAAGAATCAATTGCCGAAATGGATGCAAACAATCCTGTAGCAGGACCAAATGATGGGTATACGTTGAGGTTGAATCGTATTTTTGGAAAACATACTTCAAGTGAAGGAGTTACCTTAAATTATAAAGTTTATTTGGTAAAAGATATAAATGCTTTTGCATGTGCTGATGGTAGTGTTCGTGTATTCGCAGGTTTAATGGATATTATGGATGATAATCAGCTTCTTGCAGTTATTGGGCACGAAATAGGCCACGTTGTCAACCACGATACGAGAGATGCTATTAAAGCAGCCTATAAAAAAGAAGCTTTATTGGATGCGGCATCATCTCAATCAGGAAAAATGGAAACGCTTACAAAATCTCAGCTCGGACAAATTGGAAGCGCCATGATTGATAGTAAACACAGCCGTAAACAAGAATCAGAAGCCGATTTGTATTCGTATAATTTTTTGAAGAAATATGGTTATGATGTTAACGCAGAAGAATCTGCTTTTAGAATTCTTCAAAATTTAAGTCAAGGAGATGAGGCATCATTTATGACTAAAATGATGAGTTCGCATCCTGATTCTGGAAAAAGAGCTGATGATGCTAAGAAAAGAGCAACAAAAGATGGTTTGTATAAAGAATATGTACAACAGAAAATTGTAAACACAGCTTCTGCAACATCGAAAACGACAACAAAAACCACTACTAAAAAAACAAAAGCAAAAAAGAAGTAA
- a CDS encoding energy transducer TonB, whose product MSKSSIYENNWTNIVFENKNKEYGAYQLRQENSKTSVTALFTGLLLIAGIGSASMLISKLRIQDPPSEPAIISCPITPVTLPDLVKPKQKEPEPIIPAQQSAPAAASIATQLTNPVVSHADEAVPEIATNTNNVTPSDNPVGNGLVVNAIPTTGGSGTEGPETVVEPNKPIPTAALDKLPEFPGGMKKFYTYVGNNFTKPELDAERTLRVYVSFVIEKDGTMTDIVVKNDPGYGLGKEAIRVLKSLKTKWVPGILDGQPVRTAYNLPITIQTE is encoded by the coding sequence ATGTCTAAATCTAGCATCTATGAAAACAATTGGACCAACATTGTTTTCGAAAACAAAAACAAAGAGTACGGTGCGTATCAATTACGCCAAGAAAATTCAAAAACATCTGTTACTGCATTATTCACAGGATTACTGTTAATAGCCGGTATTGGAAGTGCTTCGATGCTAATTAGTAAGCTTAGAATTCAGGATCCACCATCTGAACCTGCAATCATTTCTTGTCCTATAACACCAGTAACGCTTCCAGATCTTGTAAAACCAAAACAAAAAGAACCAGAACCAATTATTCCAGCGCAACAAAGTGCTCCAGCAGCTGCATCTATTGCAACACAACTAACCAATCCAGTTGTTTCTCATGCTGATGAAGCAGTACCTGAAATTGCTACCAATACTAATAACGTTACTCCTTCAGACAATCCTGTTGGAAACGGATTAGTTGTAAATGCAATTCCAACAACTGGAGGAAGTGGAACTGAAGGACCAGAAACAGTTGTGGAGCCAAACAAGCCAATACCAACAGCAGCGCTAGACAAATTACCTGAGTTTCCAGGTGGTATGAAAAAGTTTTATACTTATGTAGGTAACAATTTTACAAAACCAGAATTGGATGCCGAAAGAACATTACGTGTATACGTTTCATTTGTAATCGAAAAAGACGGTACAATGACAGACATCGTAGTGAAAAATGATCCAGGTTATGGACTAGGAAAAGAAGCTATTAGAGTTTTAAAATCATTAAAAACAAAATGGGTACCAGGCATATTAGACGGACAACCTGTTCGAACTGCCTATAACCTTCCAATAACGATACAAACAGAATAA
- a CDS encoding PH domain-containing protein, which produces MGIFSALMGNAGTVSQEDLVNKYGQLLTDSEQIEMGFKLIRDTFIFTNKRLILVDVQGLTGSKTEYKSIAYKSITRFSVETAGTFDLDAELKIWVSSELNPSIVKQFNKSVNVYDVQKVLAHHVLG; this is translated from the coding sequence ATGGGAATATTTTCAGCCTTAATGGGCAACGCAGGTACCGTAAGCCAAGAAGATTTAGTTAATAAATACGGACAGCTTTTAACCGATAGCGAACAAATTGAAATGGGTTTTAAATTAATCCGCGACACCTTTATTTTTACCAACAAAAGATTAATTCTGGTTGACGTACAAGGCTTAACCGGAAGTAAAACAGAATATAAATCGATCGCTTACAAAAGCATTACTCGTTTCAGTGTAGAAACAGCAGGAACTTTTGATCTTGATGCTGAATTAAAAATCTGGGTTTCGAGCGAATTAAATCCAAGTATTGTTAAACAATTCAATAAATCTGTAAATGTTTATGATGTGCAGAAAGTTTTAGCTCATCATGTTTTAGGATAA
- the gap gene encoding type I glyceraldehyde-3-phosphate dehydrogenase, with the protein MKTRIAINGFGRIGRNLFRLLLNHPEIEVVAINDIADNKTMSHLIKYDSIHGVLPFEVGFDETGIIVDGRHFYFFHEKSISNLDWKSHSIDFVIESTGKYKTHEELNGHIEAGAKKVILSAPSEVDTIKTVVLGVNENILDGTEDIVSNASCTTNNAAPMIKIIEELCGIEQAYITTIHSFTTDQSLHDQPHKDLRRARGASQSIVPTTTGAAKALTKIFPKLHQKIGGCGIRVPVPDGSLTDITFNVKRAVSIEEINIAFQKASKTNLKGILAYTEDPIVSVDIIGNTHSCLFDAQLTSVIDKMVKVVGWYDNEIGYSSRLIDLILLVRKK; encoded by the coding sequence TTGAAAACAAGAATTGCCATTAATGGTTTTGGAAGAATTGGAAGAAATTTATTCCGTCTTCTTTTAAACCATCCTGAAATTGAAGTCGTTGCAATTAATGATATTGCAGATAACAAAACCATGTCACATTTAATAAAATATGACAGTATTCACGGGGTTCTTCCTTTTGAAGTTGGTTTTGATGAAACCGGAATTATTGTTGACGGCCGACATTTTTATTTTTTTCATGAAAAAAGTATTTCAAATTTAGACTGGAAAAGTCATTCTATTGATTTTGTTATTGAATCAACAGGAAAATACAAAACACATGAAGAACTAAATGGACATATTGAAGCTGGGGCAAAAAAAGTAATTCTTTCAGCTCCATCAGAAGTAGATACTATTAAGACAGTCGTTCTTGGTGTTAACGAAAATATTTTAGACGGAACAGAAGATATTGTTTCAAATGCAAGCTGTACCACAAACAACGCCGCTCCTATGATTAAAATCATTGAAGAATTATGCGGGATTGAACAGGCTTACATTACAACAATACATTCTTTTACGACTGACCAAAGTCTTCACGACCAACCGCATAAGGACTTGCGCAGAGCCAGAGGAGCAAGTCAGTCAATAGTTCCAACAACAACAGGTGCAGCTAAGGCATTAACGAAAATTTTCCCTAAATTGCATCAAAAAATCGGGGGCTGCGGTATTCGTGTGCCTGTTCCTGATGGTTCATTGACAGACATCACGTTCAATGTTAAACGTGCTGTTAGTATTGAAGAAATTAACATAGCATTTCAAAAAGCCTCAAAGACAAATTTAAAAGGAATATTAGCTTATACAGAAGATCCAATCGTTTCTGTTGATATAATAGGTAATACGCATTCGTGTTTGTTTGATGCTCAGCTTACTTCTGTCATTGACAAAATGGTAAAAGTAGTTGGCTGGTATGACAACGAAATTGGCTATTCATCGCGATTAATCGATTTGATTTTACTGGTTAGAAAAAAATAA
- the murB gene encoding UDP-N-acetylmuramate dehydrogenase, with product MEIQSNFSLKKYNTFGIEASAKQFVAVHSIDELKTVLQENKNEKKFILGGGSNMLLTKDIDALVIHIDLKGKKISKEDDDFVWVESQAGEVWHDFVLWTIDHNFGGLENMSLIPGNVGTTPVQNIGAYGAEIKDTFVSCEAINIATQEIKTFTNNECNFGYRESIFKNEVKDQYIITSVIFKLTKRNHKINTSYGDILAELAKNNITEPTLKDVSNAVIAIRQSKLPDPKELGNSGSFFKNPIVLKSDFEKIHQKFPEMKYYEVSETEVKVPAGWLIEQAGFKGKRFGDAGVHKNQALVLVNYGNATGQEILAVSKEVQKTVFETFGIQIEAEVNVI from the coding sequence ATGGAAATCCAATCCAATTTCTCTTTAAAAAAATACAATACTTTTGGCATTGAAGCCAGCGCTAAACAATTCGTTGCCGTTCATTCTATTGATGAATTGAAAACGGTTTTACAGGAAAATAAAAACGAGAAAAAATTCATTTTAGGAGGCGGAAGTAATATGCTTTTAACGAAAGACATAGATGCTTTGGTTATTCATATTGATTTAAAAGGTAAAAAAATAAGTAAAGAAGACGATGATTTTGTCTGGGTTGAAAGTCAGGCCGGCGAAGTATGGCATGATTTTGTGCTTTGGACAATCGACCATAATTTTGGAGGTTTAGAAAACATGTCTCTAATTCCTGGAAACGTCGGTACAACTCCTGTTCAGAATATTGGCGCTTACGGAGCCGAAATCAAAGATACTTTTGTTTCCTGCGAAGCTATAAACATTGCCACTCAGGAAATAAAAACGTTCACGAACAATGAGTGTAATTTTGGTTATCGTGAAAGTATTTTTAAAAACGAAGTGAAAGACCAATATATTATCACTTCGGTTATTTTTAAATTAACGAAACGCAATCATAAAATCAATACTTCATACGGAGACATTTTGGCCGAACTGGCAAAAAACAACATTACCGAACCAACCTTAAAAGATGTGAGTAATGCCGTAATTGCAATTAGACAAAGCAAACTGCCAGATCCGAAAGAATTAGGAAACAGCGGTAGTTTCTTCAAAAACCCAATTGTATTGAAATCTGATTTCGAAAAGATCCATCAGAAGTTTCCTGAAATGAAATATTATGAAGTTTCAGAAACTGAAGTAAAAGTCCCTGCAGGCTGGCTTATTGAACAAGCTGGTTTTAAAGGAAAACGTTTTGGCGATGCCGGAGTTCACAAAAATCAAGCTCTGGTTCTGGTAAATTATGGAAACGCAACAGGTCAGGAAATTTTAGCCGTTTCAAAAGAGGTTCAAAAAACAGTCTTTGAAACTTTTGGCATTCAAATTGAAGCTGAAGTGAATGTAATTTAA
- a CDS encoding RNA polymerase sigma factor has translation MEINSKIEKAKKGDQIAFTFLLDYFWNEVYSFMLKRTENETVAEDITIETFSKAFDKIGSYNPEFQFNTWLIAIAKNVHIDLLRKKRTNLFIEITDNEDQQAYNIADPTPSAEDALIKEQNLSRLLQCIKELKPHYQEVIQLRYFQEMSYQEIANKINEPLSSVKVKLLRAKKLLAEIIERNR, from the coding sequence TTGGAAATAAATTCTAAAATAGAAAAAGCAAAAAAAGGCGATCAGATCGCCTTTACTTTTTTATTAGATTATTTCTGGAACGAAGTATACAGTTTTATGCTCAAACGCACCGAGAACGAAACCGTTGCTGAAGACATTACTATTGAAACTTTCTCAAAAGCTTTTGACAAAATAGGCTCTTACAATCCTGAATTTCAGTTCAATACCTGGCTTATTGCCATTGCCAAAAATGTACACATTGATTTATTACGTAAAAAGAGAACTAATCTTTTTATAGAAATTACCGACAATGAAGACCAACAGGCATACAATATAGCCGACCCTACTCCATCTGCAGAAGATGCATTAATTAAAGAACAGAACCTCTCTCGTCTCCTTCAATGCATCAAAGAATTAAAACCACACTATCAAGAAGTAATCCAGCTTCGTTACTTTCAAGAAATGTCTTATCAAGAGATCGCGAATAAGATAAACGAGCCTCTGAGCAGTGTAAAAGTAAAGTTACTACGCGCTAAAAAATTATTAGCCGAAATCATCGAACGCAATAGATAA
- the lipA gene encoding lipoyl synthase, whose translation METVIENIPPVKPKWLKVKLPIGQKYTELRGLVDKYSLNTICTSGSCPNMGECWGEGTATFMILGNVCTRSCGFCGVKTGRPETVDWDEPEKVARSIKIMNIKHAVITSVDRDDLKDGGSIIWMETVRAIRRMNPNTTLETLIPDFQGIERNLDRIIEANPEVVSHNMETVRRLTREVRIQAKYDRSLEVLRYLKEKGINRTKSGIMLGLGETEEEVFQTMRDLRAANVDVVTLGQYLQPTKKHLPVKEFITPEQFARYEQFGIELGFRHVESGPLVRSSYKAQKHIL comes from the coding sequence ATGGAAACAGTCATTGAAAATATACCACCTGTAAAACCAAAATGGTTAAAAGTTAAACTTCCAATTGGACAAAAATATACTGAACTACGTGGTTTGGTAGACAAATATAGCTTAAACACGATCTGTACCTCTGGCAGCTGCCCGAATATGGGAGAATGCTGGGGAGAAGGAACAGCTACTTTTATGATTTTAGGAAACGTATGTACTCGTTCATGCGGTTTCTGCGGTGTTAAAACGGGCCGACCTGAGACAGTTGATTGGGACGAACCAGAAAAAGTCGCACGTTCTATTAAAATTATGAATATTAAACATGCCGTAATTACCAGTGTTGATAGAGACGATTTAAAAGATGGAGGTTCGATTATCTGGATGGAGACCGTAAGAGCAATCCGAAGAATGAATCCTAATACTACTCTTGAAACTTTAATTCCGGATTTTCAAGGAATTGAAAGAAACTTGGATCGAATTATTGAAGCAAATCCTGAAGTAGTTTCACATAATATGGAAACAGTTCGCCGTTTAACACGCGAAGTACGTATTCAGGCAAAATACGATCGTAGTTTAGAAGTTTTACGTTATTTGAAAGAAAAAGGAATTAACAGAACCAAATCTGGTATTATGCTTGGTCTTGGAGAAACTGAAGAAGAAGTTTTCCAAACGATGAGAGATTTACGCGCTGCAAATGTTGATGTTGTTACTCTTGGACAATACCTTCAGCCTACAAAAAAACATTTGCCTGTAAAGGAATTCATTACTCCTGAACAATTTGCACGTTACGAACAATTCGGAATTGAATTAGGTTTCAGACATGTTGAAAGCGGACCACTGGTTCGTTCTTCGTACAAAGCACAAAAACATATTTTATAA
- a CDS encoding tetratricopeptide repeat-containing hybrid sensor histidine kinase/response regulator: MYSQYKQNTDSIAYYNKLANKKLNSKEYSKAVFYTQKSIDFCENNNIPETLANQTFKLGKIYYNQQKYDEALENFHKSINSFNNVKPTSTKVLALNYIGAAYTAKGDYKTANFYYVKAHNLLKELGVIDSSEILEYQKAVAFKNNKNLHLAAKTFHNIINKPDNPSLYKTKSDSYYQLGLIESKFRQNDSALAYFNKALSYNEKTNDLPQKSKITLAISRFYKQNRNFDLAYSYLDEHYQLENYILKLKNAKIDFNEFEKLKKNQNLNNTIKRESEEKIQLKTYRYSKLVSILAIALISILSLLSLALYKNNIIRNQNNILLREKNKELMLAKNKAEKASKARSEFLSTVSHELRTPLNAINGITHLLLEDKPKKTQLKYLESLKFSGNYLTTFINEILEINKIDSTKVEIEHISFNLKELLFNIQNSLKELATGNNNHFNIEIDDSIPENLIGDPTKLSQIVLNLINNALKFTQNGQVNVIVKLFEQEDEYVTIFFEIVDTGIGIPEDKQQTVFESFSQGSIEVNRKYGGTGLGLTIVKKLTELLGGEIKLKSEVGKGSTFTFKLNFKINNEPLESAAEEKPYSDKQLEHKSILLIEDNKINQMITRKMLENKSIVCEIIDNGEDAVELLKVKHFDLILMDVHLPGINGTTATQQIRDFDKTTPIIALTAISLDENRDMLLSFGMNDVITKPFVPDDFYSTIAKFFD, translated from the coding sequence TTGTATTCTCAGTACAAACAGAATACAGATAGCATTGCGTATTATAACAAACTAGCCAACAAAAAATTAAATAGTAAAGAATATAGCAAAGCTGTTTTTTACACTCAAAAGTCTATTGATTTTTGTGAAAACAACAATATTCCAGAAACTTTAGCCAATCAAACATTTAAGCTTGGAAAAATTTATTACAACCAGCAAAAATACGATGAAGCTTTAGAAAACTTTCACAAGAGCATTAACTCATTCAACAATGTAAAACCAACTTCTACCAAAGTTCTGGCTCTCAATTACATTGGCGCTGCATATACTGCAAAAGGCGATTATAAAACTGCAAACTTTTATTATGTAAAAGCACATAATTTATTAAAAGAATTAGGTGTTATAGACAGTTCTGAAATTTTAGAATATCAAAAAGCGGTTGCCTTTAAAAACAACAAAAACCTGCATCTGGCAGCTAAAACTTTTCACAACATAATTAACAAACCTGATAATCCTTCTCTTTATAAAACTAAAAGCGATTCCTACTATCAGCTTGGATTAATTGAATCAAAATTTCGACAAAATGATTCGGCTTTAGCTTATTTTAATAAAGCATTGAGTTATAATGAAAAGACTAACGATCTTCCGCAGAAATCAAAAATTACTTTAGCTATCAGCCGTTTTTATAAACAAAACAGGAATTTTGATTTGGCTTATTCTTATTTAGATGAACATTATCAGCTGGAGAATTATATTTTAAAACTAAAAAATGCTAAAATTGATTTTAATGAATTCGAAAAATTAAAAAAAAATCAAAATTTAAATAATACAATTAAAAGAGAAAGTGAAGAAAAAATTCAGCTTAAAACCTATCGTTATTCTAAGTTGGTAAGCATTTTAGCAATTGCTTTAATTTCGATTTTATCACTTTTGAGTTTAGCCTTATATAAAAACAACATTATTAGAAATCAGAATAATATTCTTTTAAGAGAAAAAAACAAAGAATTGATGCTGGCCAAAAATAAAGCAGAAAAAGCATCAAAAGCCAGATCAGAATTCCTGTCAACTGTAAGCCACGAACTAAGAACTCCGCTAAACGCTATAAACGGAATTACGCATTTATTACTGGAAGACAAGCCTAAAAAAACACAATTAAAATATCTGGAATCCTTAAAATTTTCAGGAAATTACCTCACAACTTTTATCAACGAAATTCTTGAAATCAACAAAATTGATTCTACTAAAGTTGAAATTGAACATATAAGTTTTAATTTAAAAGAACTTCTTTTCAATATTCAAAATTCTTTAAAAGAATTGGCAACTGGCAACAATAATCACTTTAATATAGAAATAGACGATTCGATTCCTGAAAATTTAATTGGCGACCCCACTAAACTCTCACAAATTGTACTGAACTTAATTAATAACGCTTTAAAATTTACACAAAACGGACAAGTAAATGTTATTGTAAAATTGTTTGAACAGGAAGATGAATATGTAACTATCTTTTTTGAGATTGTGGATACCGGAATTGGAATTCCCGAAGACAAACAGCAGACTGTTTTTGAAAGCTTTTCTCAAGGATCTATTGAAGTCAACAGAAAATATGGAGGGACAGGATTAGGACTTACTATTGTTAAAAAACTCACCGAACTTTTAGGTGGAGAAATCAAATTAAAAAGTGAAGTAGGAAAAGGTTCTACTTTTACTTTCAAACTAAATTTTAAAATTAATAACGAACCATTGGAATCAGCAGCCGAGGAAAAACCATACAGCGACAAACAATTGGAGCATAAATCTATATTATTGATTGAAGACAATAAAATCAATCAAATGATTACGCGAAAAATGCTTGAAAACAAATCGATAGTCTGCGAAATTATAGACAATGGTGAAGATGCTGTAGAACTTTTAAAAGTAAAACACTTTGATTTAATTTTAATGGATGTACATCTGCCAGGAATTAATGGAACTACTGCAACTCAGCAAATTCGTGATTTTGACAAAACAACACCTATTATTGCGCTAACTGCGATTTCTCTTGACGAAAACCGCGATATGTTATTGTCTTTTGGAATGAATGATGTAATTACCAAACCTTTTGTACCAGACGATTTCTACTCTACAATAGCCAAATTTTTCGATTGA
- a CDS encoding FMN-binding negative transcriptional regulator, protein MYTPDLYKNENQEEIKAFLKQNSFGILINQTNGKLCATHIPIELEVNADGKEMLQGHISKLNPQAEGFKENDQVLAVFTGPHSYISSSWYDHENVPTWNYIAVHVYGRIKIVDYETSVEQLKKLVDKYEANSANPVRVEDLSAKTMREARGIFGFEIKIEEIQATKKLSQNRDDHNYKNIISELEKTENPQSIAVAKEMSKCRK, encoded by the coding sequence ATGTATACACCTGACTTATACAAAAATGAAAATCAGGAAGAAATCAAAGCTTTTTTAAAACAAAACAGCTTTGGCATCCTGATTAACCAAACGAACGGAAAACTTTGTGCAACCCACATCCCAATAGAACTTGAAGTAAATGCTGACGGAAAAGAAATGCTACAGGGACACATTTCAAAACTAAATCCGCAAGCGGAAGGTTTCAAAGAAAACGATCAGGTTTTAGCTGTCTTTACTGGACCTCACAGTTATATTTCTTCATCATGGTACGATCACGAAAATGTACCAACCTGGAATTATATAGCCGTACATGTTTATGGCAGAATTAAAATTGTTGATTATGAGACTTCTGTAGAACAATTAAAAAAATTGGTTGACAAATACGAAGCCAATTCTGCGAATCCAGTAAGGGTCGAAGATTTATCTGCCAAAACCATGCGTGAAGCAAGAGGAATCTTTGGTTTTGAAATTAAAATCGAAGAAATTCAGGCTACCAAAAAGCTTTCTCAAAACCGTGACGATCATAATTATAAAAATATTATTTCGGAATTGGAAAAAACAGAAAACCCTCAGTCTATTGCTGTTGCGAAAGAAATGTCAAAATGCCGAAAGTAA